In one Microbacterium invictum genomic region, the following are encoded:
- a CDS encoding iron-siderophore ABC transporter substrate-binding protein, giving the protein MTKKPLAALAGAAALALALTGCGTTQTTPAAEGSAAPSTSTSEGCADDTTTTSTGPVELTDAFGRTVTLDQPAERVAVLEWQQIEDVLSLCLTPVAVADADGYRTWNSAEELPETVESVGTRQEPNLDALFATEPDLVIVEAYTRDDAIIGQLEEYGVPVLATVGANAEDPIAQMLDTFDLIAQATGREERAEVVTDEFAQHLADAKSEIEGTTPGVTDFVYFDGYVDGGNVSIRPFGQGSLVGELGEELGLTNAWTGEVDPAYGLGQTDIEGMTTVGDANFFYTGTEDPDYESFIDAAESNPAWASIPAVAEGRITAFPAGIWTFGGPRSAEQIIDAYVAAITP; this is encoded by the coding sequence ATGACCAAGAAGCCCCTCGCCGCCCTTGCCGGAGCGGCAGCCCTCGCCCTCGCCCTCACCGGATGCGGCACCACGCAGACCACCCCGGCCGCTGAGGGGAGCGCCGCGCCTTCGACCTCGACGAGCGAGGGCTGCGCCGACGACACCACGACGACCTCGACCGGCCCGGTCGAACTGACCGACGCCTTCGGCCGCACCGTCACCCTCGACCAGCCCGCCGAGCGTGTCGCGGTGCTGGAGTGGCAGCAGATCGAAGACGTGCTGAGCCTCTGCCTCACCCCGGTCGCGGTCGCCGACGCCGACGGATACCGCACCTGGAACTCCGCCGAAGAGCTGCCCGAAACTGTCGAGAGCGTCGGCACCCGCCAGGAGCCGAACCTCGACGCACTCTTCGCGACCGAGCCCGACCTCGTGATCGTCGAGGCGTACACCCGCGACGACGCGATCATCGGCCAGCTCGAGGAGTACGGCGTGCCCGTGCTCGCCACCGTCGGCGCGAACGCCGAAGATCCCATCGCGCAGATGCTCGACACCTTCGACCTCATCGCCCAGGCGACCGGCCGTGAGGAGCGCGCCGAGGTCGTCACCGACGAGTTCGCGCAGCACCTCGCCGACGCGAAGTCCGAGATCGAGGGCACGACGCCCGGGGTCACCGACTTCGTCTACTTCGACGGGTACGTCGACGGCGGCAACGTGTCGATCCGTCCATTCGGGCAGGGCTCGCTCGTCGGCGAGCTCGGCGAGGAGCTGGGCCTCACCAACGCCTGGACCGGTGAGGTGGATCCCGCCTACGGCCTCGGCCAGACCGACATCGAGGGCATGACCACGGTCGGAGACGCGAACTTCTTCTACACCGGCACCGAAGACCCCGATTACGAGAGCTTCATCGACGCCGCCGAGTCGAACCCGGCGTGGGCGTCGATCCCGGCCGTCGCCGAGGGGCGCATCACCGCGTTCCCTGCCGGCATCTGGACCTTCGGCGGACCCCGCTCGGCAGAGCAGATCATCGACGCGTACGTCGCCGCCATCACCCCGTGA
- a CDS encoding ABC transporter ATP-binding protein, with amino-acid sequence MRTDAEITSTAGELRGDALALSYGRTRVVHDVSLHLRPGVVTALIGPNGSGKSTALRALARLHRIDAGVVHVDTPAGPRNAETLSAKEFAKAVAMLSQSRPHPSGLEVRDIVAHGRHPHRSRFAGLSDADRAAIDHALRLTGLLTMEHRPVDELSGGELQRVWLATALAQGTGILLLDEPTNHLDLRYQVETLDLICDLADHGTAVGVVLHDLDHAALVADEVLLMSRGRVHAKGSPAEVLTGENLTEVYEFAIETEVDAATGRVRVIPRGRHHARAAARSRHLHAVSA; translated from the coding sequence GTGAGGACGGATGCGGAGATCACGAGCACGGCAGGCGAGCTGCGCGGCGACGCGCTGGCCCTCAGCTACGGTCGCACCCGCGTGGTGCACGACGTCTCGCTGCACCTCCGTCCCGGCGTCGTCACCGCGCTCATCGGACCGAACGGCAGCGGGAAGTCCACCGCCCTCCGCGCGCTCGCGCGGCTTCACCGCATCGACGCCGGCGTCGTCCACGTCGACACCCCGGCCGGCCCGCGCAACGCCGAGACCCTCTCGGCCAAGGAGTTCGCCAAGGCCGTCGCCATGCTCTCTCAGTCGCGCCCGCACCCCTCGGGTCTCGAGGTGCGCGACATCGTCGCCCACGGACGCCACCCGCACCGCAGCCGCTTCGCAGGGCTCAGCGATGCCGACCGTGCCGCGATCGACCACGCGCTGCGGCTCACCGGCCTCCTCACCATGGAGCACCGCCCCGTCGACGAACTCTCCGGGGGCGAGCTGCAGCGCGTCTGGCTGGCCACCGCGCTCGCCCAGGGCACCGGCATCCTGCTCCTGGACGAACCCACCAACCACCTCGACCTGCGCTACCAGGTGGAGACCCTCGACCTCATCTGCGACCTCGCCGACCACGGCACCGCCGTCGGCGTCGTCCTGCACGACCTCGACCACGCCGCGCTCGTCGCCGACGAGGTCCTGCTCATGAGTCGTGGGCGCGTCCACGCGAAGGGCTCGCCCGCCGAGGTGCTGACGGGTGAGAACCTCACCGAGGTCTACGAGTTCGCCATCGAAACGGAAGTGGATGCCGCAACGGGGCGCGTCCGCGTGATCCCGCGTGGTCGTCACCACGCCCGGGCCGCAGCCCGTTCACGCCACCTGCACGCCGTCTCCGCCTGA
- a CDS encoding VOC family protein, whose product MSVQTTTHLNFRGDAREALEFYQSVFGGHLAVNTYADFGMPADLPGADRVVFGLVAAENGFRVMGYDIPGRTEGSIAGGGSTRRENNTTITDQAVFVSIGSDSFEELQGYWEKLSAGAAIVEPLAASAWSPGFGMLTDRFGVTWSMSVTTA is encoded by the coding sequence ATGTCCGTCCAGACCACCACTCACCTCAACTTCCGCGGCGACGCTCGGGAGGCGCTGGAGTTCTACCAGTCCGTCTTCGGCGGTCACCTCGCCGTCAACACGTACGCGGACTTCGGGATGCCGGCCGACCTGCCCGGGGCGGACAGGGTCGTGTTCGGTCTCGTTGCCGCCGAGAACGGCTTCCGCGTGATGGGCTACGACATCCCCGGTCGTACCGAGGGATCGATCGCGGGTGGCGGATCGACCCGTCGCGAGAACAACACGACCATCACCGATCAGGCGGTGTTCGTCTCCATCGGATCCGACAGCTTCGAGGAGCTGCAGGGCTACTGGGAGAAGTTGTCTGCTGGCGCTGCGATCGTCGAGCCGCTGGCCGCCTCAGCCTGGAGCCCTGGCTTCGGCATGCTCACGGACCGCTTCGGCGTGACGTGGAGCATGAGTGTGACGACAGCCTGA
- a CDS encoding helix-turn-helix transcriptional regulator codes for MPSTTTTRLLRLLSLLQTGREWPGSLLAERLEIAPRTVRRDVDRLRGMGYNIQATMGPIGGYRLDAGAELPPLLFDDEQVVALAISLQAATTTGVGIEEAALRALNTVRQVMPARLRHRLNVVDFTAVPTGPGDRTRDAVAPEVLVALSSAVRAQHVLRFDYAGRLRRVEAHHLVTAQGRWYLVAWDLDRDDWRIYRADRMTPRTPTGPRYASRPLPAPDAATLVSARFKGSGVGDRWPCTGKVILHRSARDVLPFAGDGVVEDLGPDRCSIEVGSWSWIALASGLNRFDADIEVLFPDDLRAAFGELAARNAATAAR; via the coding sequence ATGCCATCGACGACGACCACCCGTCTGCTGCGCCTGCTGTCGCTCCTTCAGACCGGTCGCGAGTGGCCCGGTTCACTGCTCGCGGAACGGCTCGAGATCGCGCCCCGCACCGTTCGCCGCGACGTCGACCGCCTGCGCGGGATGGGTTACAACATCCAGGCGACGATGGGCCCGATCGGCGGATACCGTCTCGATGCCGGCGCGGAACTCCCCCCGCTCCTCTTCGACGACGAACAGGTCGTCGCGCTCGCGATCTCCCTTCAGGCCGCGACCACGACGGGGGTCGGCATCGAAGAAGCAGCCCTTCGCGCCCTGAACACCGTCCGGCAGGTGATGCCAGCGCGGCTGCGCCACCGCCTGAACGTCGTCGACTTCACTGCCGTCCCGACCGGGCCCGGCGACCGGACGCGCGACGCGGTCGCTCCCGAGGTCCTCGTCGCGCTGTCATCCGCCGTGCGCGCGCAGCACGTCCTGCGGTTCGACTACGCGGGCCGCCTCCGCAGGGTCGAGGCGCACCATCTCGTCACCGCCCAGGGGCGCTGGTACCTCGTGGCGTGGGACCTCGACCGAGACGACTGGCGCATCTACCGCGCTGATCGGATGACACCGCGTACGCCCACCGGGCCGCGCTACGCCTCGCGGCCCCTCCCCGCGCCCGATGCCGCCACCCTCGTGTCGGCTCGCTTCAAGGGGTCCGGCGTGGGCGACCGTTGGCCGTGCACCGGGAAGGTCATCCTGCATCGCTCCGCCCGCGACGTCCTGCCGTTCGCGGGCGACGGGGTCGTGGAGGACCTCGGTCCCGACCGGTGCAGCATCGAGGTCGGCTCCTGGTCGTGGATCGCCCTCGCCTCAGGCCTCAACCGGTTCGACGCAGACATCGAGGTACTCTTCCCCGACGATCTCCGCGCCGCCTTCGGCGAACTCGCGGCGAGGAACGCAGCGACGGCGGCGCGATGA
- a CDS encoding GTPase family protein yields MAADPSASKPQIDQRPFLEATSEAKSRYGRFNLAVIGNTGVGKSSLVNAVFQRDWAAVGKGLPVTKGVRYYHDDSLGIWDIEGFEIGSAVPPREQLRDHLKTIEQHPRNEQIAVVWYCVKANDDRLTRADIEMIQELDARGLPVILVLTKVDWERNALKGSRRPTKGTREFIAWLENPVDESGRPITIPFARVMPTSTREKDGKGTGHGLGDLVAETLALSPADAKDAFRIAQRLNLPWKREMARPIITGAAGLAAGVAATPIPVTDAFALAPIQMTMMGRIAAIYDLELKTMMSAGALAQLGVQISGQALARSFLKLIPGAGNAVNASVAAALTVAMGEGWMRLCEQVHTGKLDIAKVGDAWSEYVPGALDVVRKMAEQRVKKK; encoded by the coding sequence ATGGCCGCCGATCCGTCCGCATCGAAACCGCAGATCGATCAGCGACCGTTCCTCGAGGCGACCTCCGAGGCGAAGTCGCGCTACGGGCGGTTCAACCTCGCGGTGATCGGCAACACCGGCGTCGGCAAGTCGTCGCTCGTGAACGCGGTCTTCCAGCGCGACTGGGCGGCGGTGGGCAAGGGACTGCCGGTCACGAAGGGCGTGCGGTACTACCACGACGACTCCCTCGGCATCTGGGACATCGAGGGCTTCGAGATCGGATCGGCTGTGCCGCCGCGCGAGCAGCTGCGCGATCACCTCAAGACCATCGAGCAGCACCCGCGCAACGAGCAGATCGCGGTGGTCTGGTACTGCGTCAAGGCCAACGACGACCGTCTCACGCGCGCCGACATCGAGATGATCCAGGAGCTGGATGCCCGCGGTCTGCCGGTCATCCTGGTGCTGACGAAGGTCGACTGGGAACGCAATGCGCTCAAGGGCAGCCGACGCCCGACCAAGGGCACCCGCGAGTTCATCGCCTGGCTCGAGAACCCCGTGGACGAGAGCGGCCGACCGATCACGATCCCGTTCGCCCGGGTCATGCCCACCTCGACGCGCGAGAAAGACGGAAAGGGCACGGGTCACGGGCTCGGTGATCTCGTCGCGGAGACCCTCGCGCTGTCGCCCGCCGACGCGAAGGACGCGTTTCGCATCGCCCAGCGACTCAACCTCCCCTGGAAGCGCGAGATGGCAAGGCCCATCATCACCGGAGCCGCAGGCCTCGCCGCCGGCGTTGCGGCGACGCCGATTCCGGTTACCGATGCGTTCGCCCTGGCGCCGATCCAGATGACGATGATGGGGCGCATCGCCGCCATCTACGACCTCGAGCTGAAGACGATGATGTCGGCCGGTGCGCTCGCCCAGCTCGGCGTGCAGATCTCGGGTCAGGCGCTCGCGCGCAGCTTCCTCAAACTCATCCCCGGCGCCGGCAACGCCGTCAACGCCAGCGTCGCGGCGGCCCTCACCGTGGCGATGGGAGAAGGGTGGATGCGCCTGTGCGAACAGGTCCACACCGGCAAACTCGACATCGCCAAGGTCGGGGATGCCTGGAGCGAGTACGTCCCTGGTGCGCTCGATGTCGTACGGAAGATGGCCGAGCAGCGGGTCAAGAAGAAGTAG